The Agrococcus sp. ProA11 genomic sequence GCTCGCCGACGCGGTGCTGGGAGGTCAGCAGCAGGACGCCGCGAGGGTTTTCGCCTCCGAGCTCGGGCCGACGCGCGTCGCGCCGCCCGACGCGCAGCTGCGGACGGACGAGCCCCCGGTCGCCGCCGTGCCCGACGACACCGAATCGTTCGCGGTCATGTACATCCCTCGACTGGGCGCGTTCGAGCGCACCGTCGGGCAGGGCACGAGCCGTCTCGTGCTCGACTCGCTGGAGCAGGGTCTCGCGCACTACGCGGACTCGGCGATGCCGGGTGAGCGCGGCAACTTCGCCGTCGCGGGGCATCGCAATGGGCAGGGCGGCCCGTTCACGCACCTCGACGAAATGCGCATCGGCGATCGCATCACCGTGCAGACATCGACCGGGTGGTTCGTCTACGAGTTCCGCAATCACGAGTACGTGCCGCCGACGGGCGTCGGGGTCGTGGCGCCGGTGCCGCAGCAGAGGCAGACTCCCGCCGACGGGGCCTACCTGACGCTGACGACCTGCAACCCGGAGTGGTCAGCCGAGGGACGCCTGATCGCGTATGCCACGCTGGTCGGCTGGCAGAGCCTCGAGGACGGCATGCCGGCCGAGCTCGCCGAAGCGCTGGGGAGGGCGTGATGTACGCGGCGATCTGGCACGCGCTGCCCGGACCATGGCCCGTGCGGCTCGTGGTCGTGCTGGCGCTCGCCGCCGCCGTCGTGCTCCTGCTGGTCTTCCACGTCTATCCGTGGATCATGCAGGAGTGGTTCCCGACGCCCGATCCGGCGCTCGGCGCTGGCGCGCTCGTGCCCCCTCCGACAACACCGTCTCCGCTCTCGTCCACCTGGCCCGCATCCGCAGAGGAGCTCCCATGACCCGCATCCTCGTCGTCGACAACTTCGACTCGTTCGTCTACACGCTCGCCGGCTACCTGCAGGAGCTCGGCGCAGAGGTCGAGGTGGTGCGCAACGATCGCGTCGACGCGGCGACGATCGGGGAGTGGGATGCCGTGCTCCTCTCGCCCGGCCCCGGCGCACCGGTCGACGCCGGGGTGTCGATCCCGATGGTGCACGCGGCGATCGCGACCGGCACGCCGCTGCTGGGCGTGTGCCTCGGTCACCAGGCGATCGCCGAGGCACTCGGGGGCGTCGTCACGCATGCTCCCGAGCTGATGCACGGCAAGACCAGCCAGGTCGACCACGACGGCACGACGGTGTTCGCCGGACTGCCGAGCCCCCTGACCGCGACCCGCTACCACTCACTGGCGGTCATGGACGGCACCGTGCCCGCGGCGCTGCGGGTGACGGCACGCACGATGGGCACGCCGTCCGGCCTTGCGGGGCCGGCCGCTGAGGGCGTCATCATGGCCGTCGAGCACCGCGATGCGCCTGTCTGGGGCGTGCAGTTCCACCCCGAATCGGTGCTGACCGAGGGCGGCTATCGGATGCTCGGCAACTGGCTCGAGGCTGCGGGCCTGGCCGGTGCCGCGGCACGGGCCGCCGGTCGCGCGCCACTGGTCACGCTGGCGCCGCCGCCCGATCACGTGGCCTGACGCGCACGCGGCGCAGGCGCGCCGAAGCGGTGGGCGTCGGCTCAGCCGTCGTCGTCGCCGTTGCCCGGGTCGGGCTCCGGTTCCGGCTCTGGCTCGGGTTCCGGCTCTGGCTCTGGCTCTGGCTGGGGCTGCGGCGCCGGGTTCGCCGGCGGTGCGGGCTGCGGTGCAGGAGCGGGCTGCCCGTTGCAGTACAGCAGGGTGATGGTGCTGCCCTGCGGGTGATCGCCGGGCGGGAGCGACTGCTCGACGACCTCGCCGCCGATGCACCGGAGGGTGAAGCGGCGCTCCACGGTGAGGCCCAGCTCCTGCATCTCCGTGGCGGCCGCGCCGACCGGGCGCCCGATCACGTCACCGACGGTGACCAGCCCGTTGGAGAGCACCAGATCGATCGTGGCGCCCTGCGAGACGTCGGTGCCGGCGCTCGGATCGGTGCTGATGACGAGGTCTGCGGCGACGGACTGCGAGGTGGATCGCCTGACCTCGCCCACCGTGTAGCCGGCGGCCTCGAGCGCTTGCCGCGCCTGCGCCTCCGTGAGGTTCGCGACGCTCATGAGCGGCGCCGGTGGTGGCCCGTTGGAGACCACGAGCATGACGGCCGACCCGGGCGCGATGTTGATGCCCGCCTCCGGCTCGGAGCGCAGCACCGTGCCAGAAGGCGCGGCGTCGATCGTGCGACGCACCTCGGCGGTGAGGCTGGCCTGCTCGACGGCGGTGATCGCGGCTTCCTCCTGGAGGCCGACCACCTCCGGAACGGGCGTCGAGAGCCCGGCGATCGGCAGATTGCCGAGGCTGAACGCCCAGACGCCCGCGCCGACGACGAGCACGGCGATGAGGGCGACCGCGCCGATGAGCCACGCGAGATGCGGAGCCCGCTCGCGGGTGGCGATCGCCGTCGTCTCGGGCTCCGGCTCCTCCGCGGCGAGCGCGGCGAACATCGTCGTCGCAGCGCCGATCTCGGTCGGCGCGGTCACGGGCTTCTCGAACGGCACGAGCACCCCGTTGAGGGCATCGTCGAGCGCCTGCTTGAACTCGCCGGCCGACTGGAAGCGGTCGTCCCGGGGCTTCCGCAGCGCCTTCGCCACGACCGAGTCCATCTCGGGCGTGATGCCGGGCGTGATGGAGGACGTGGTGGGCGGCTCCTCGGCGACGTGCTGGTACGCGATGCCCACCGCGGTGTCGGCCTGGAATGGCGGCTTGCCGGTGAGCAGCTCGAAGAGGATGACGCCGGTGGAGTAGAGATCGGTGCGCGCGTCGACCGACTCGCCGCGCGCCTGCTCGGGAGAGAAGTAGCCAGCGGTCCCGAGGATGGTGCCCGTCTGCGCGACGTTCACGCTCGTCTCGCTCACGGCACGGGCGATGCCGAAGTCCATCACCTTGATCTGCCCGCCGGGCGTCACCATCACATTGCCGGGCTTGATGTCGCGGTGCACGATGCCGGCGCGGTGCGAGTACTCGAGCGCCGTCAGGATGCCCTTGGTGATGCGCACCGCCTCCGCCTCCGGCAGGGCACCCTCGGCGATGATGTCCTGCACCATGCGCCCGTCGACGTACTCCATCACGATGTACGGCACGGCGGCGGGTTCGCCCTCGGCGTCGACCGTGGGCTCCTCGCCGGCGTCGAACACCCGCACCACGGTCGGGTGCGACATGCGAGCCGCCGACTGCGCCTCCTGGCGGAAGCGGGTGCGGAACTCCGGATCCTTCGAGAGGTCGGGCTTCAGCAGCTTGACGGCCACCTGGCGATCGAGCCGGGTGTCGCGCGCCAGATGCACCTCGGCCATGCCGCCCTGCCCGATGAGATCACCGATCTCATAGCGGTCGCCGAGTGTGGACAACGACGCGATGATGCTGTCGGTCATCGCCGCTCCTCTCCTCGTGCGTGGGTCGGGATCGCCCCGGCTCGTGCAGGGATCGGTCGATTCTACGTCAGGCGTGGACTCAGGGTCCCTCGGGCGGCTCGACGGGCAGGGTCGGCTCCGGCGTGGGCTCCGGCGTCGGCTCCGGTGTCGGCTCCGGTTCCGGCTCGGGCTCGGGCTCCGACGCGGTCATGGTGAGCACAGGGGAAGATCCGCTCGTGAGTGTCTCGCCGCCCGCGATGTCGCAGCTGTAGGTGTACGACACGTCGTTGTCGCCGGCCGGCATCTCCGTGATGTTCAGCTGCGACCCGTTGATCTGCAGGGTCTGCGGCTCGCCGACGGCCCACTCGATCAGCACGTCGTAGCCGGCCAGCGTGTAGCCGGCAGGACAGGAGGCCGCATCCCAGACGACCGTGTACGCCTCGCCGGCGGTGAGGTCGGCAGGATCCTCATCGCCCTGCATGCGCGGTGCCGCACTGGGATCCTCGATGGCCGCGACCGGGGCGTGGATGGTGCCGGTCACCGTGGATCCCTCGGGCACGGGGCCGGTCGGGTCGACCGCGTAAATGCGCGCGACGTCCTCGGCGGACGGCGCCGGGTCACCCGTGGTGACGCTCGCCACCAGGTCGAGGGCCTCGATCGCGTTGCGGAACTCGGTCTCGGTCATGCCCTCGAAGTCCGTCAGGTCGATCGTCACGGAGCCCGGCTCGGTCGGCACCTGCGAGGTGTCGGTGGGCTGCGGCTCGTCCTGGTTGTTGTTCAGCATCATCCACACGATGGCGGCCCCGGCTGCGACGAGCAGCAGCGCGAGGATCACGACCGGCCAGATCCACGGGTTGGTGCGACGACGCTCGGTCGCGGTCCGCGACGTGGCCGAGGCGGCGAGCGGCAGGGCTGCGGTGACGGGCGTCGACTGCGTCGTGATGACGCGCGTCGCCGACTGCGTCGGGGAGTCGATGGTCGCGAACGAGTCGGTCGAGGCGATTCCGGGCACGATCGCCGCAGCACCGGCGATGTCGCCGCGGCGCAGCATCGTGGCCGCGCGCGACAGGTGCGCGGCAGAGGTCGGGCGGTCGGCCGGTGTCTTCGCGATGCAGGACAGCACGAGGTTGCGCACCGGCTCCGGCACGGTGCCCGGCAGATCCGGCGGCGCGTCGTTGATGTGCGCCATCGCGATGGCCACCTGCGACTCGCCCGTGAAGGGGCGCCGACCCGCGAGGGCCTCATAGGCGACGATGCCGAGCGAGTAGATGTCGGTCGACGGCGCCGCCTGCTGGCCCGATGCCTGCTCGGGCGAGAGGTACTGCACCGTGCCCATCACCTGACCGGTGGCCGTCAGCGGCACCTGGTCGGCGATCCGGGCGATGCCGAAGTCGGTGATCTTGACCCGGCCCTCGGGCGTGATGAGCAGGTTGCCGGGCTTGATGTCTCGGTGCACGAGGCCGGCCTGGTGGGCGGCATGCAGCGCAGCGGAGGTCTGCGCGACGATGTCGAGCACCTTGTCGGCCGAGAGCGTGCGGTCGCGATCGAGGATGGCGCTGAGCGGCTCGCCCGGCACCAGCTCCATCACCAGGAAGGCGCTGCCCTCCTCCTCGCCGTAGTCGAAGACGTTGGCGATGCCCTCGTGGTTCACGAGCGCGGCGTGGCGCGCCTCGGCGCGGAAGCGCTCCAGGAAGCCCGGATCGCCCATGTACTCGTCTTTGAGGATCTTCAGCGCCACGGTGCGCCCGATCACCTGATCGGTCGCCTGCCACACCTCGCCCATACCGCCGATGGCGATCCGGCTGGTCAGCTGGTATCGCCCACCGAAGGTGAGTCCGCTGGATGGTCTCATGAGTTCAGCACCGCCTCGATCACTGCTCTCCCGATTGGCGCGGCGATCACGTTTGAAGTGTCACCGACGATGTTCTCACCTGGCACGACCACAACAGCAACTGCCACGCTCCGGCCGTCCAATTCTCCGTACCCCGTGAACCACAGGTTGAAGGGCTCGTCGTTCTCGCCCGTCTCCGCGGTACCCGTCTTGCCGCCCACCTCGACGCCCGCGATCTGCGCGTTGGTCGCGAGCCCCTCGCGCACGCCCAGCTCCATCGTCGCGCGCATCTGCGCCGCGACATCCGCCGAGATCGGATTGCCCAGGATGCTCGGCTCGGGCGCAGCGACGACATCCAGATTGGGTGCCAGCACCCGATCGATCATGTTCGGCTGCATCATCGTGCCGTCGTTCGCGATCGCCGCAGTGGTCATCGCGATCTGCATCGGGGTGACCCGTACGTCGTACTGGCCGAAGGAGGTGAGCATGGTCTGCGCATCGTCGAGATCGCTCGGGTAGGTGCTGGGCGTGACGGCGAGCGGCACGGTGAGCGCGTCGCCGTAGCCGAAGGCCTCCGCCTGCGCCGCGATCGCATCCTGGCCGAGCTCCAAGCCGAGCTCGGCGAACGGGATGTTGCACGAGAGGATGAAGGCCGTCTCGAGCGTCACCGTCTCCCCGGGGCCGCAGGTGTCGCGCGAGGCGTTGCGGATCACGCTCGACGACTGCGGCAGCTGCAGCTCTGCGGGGTTGTCGAACTCCGACTCGAGCGTGAAGCGGCCGGACTCGAGCGCTGCCGAGAGCACGAGCACCTTGAACACCGAGCCCGGGAAGTACAGGTCGCCCGCGATCGCGCGGTTGAGGAGCGGCCCGCTGGGATCGCCCAGCAGCTCGTTGTAGACCTCGGTCACCGCCGCGGTGTCGTGGCTCGCGAACGCGTTCGGGTCGAACGTGGGGCTGGAGTGCAGCGCCAGCACATCACCGGTCTCGGGGTCGAGCGCGACGACGGCGCCCTCGCGGTCGCCGAGCGCTTCCGCCGCAGCGCGCTGCGCCGCCGAGTCGATCGTCAGCTCCACCGACGAGCCTCTCGCGTCCTGCCCGGTGAGCGTGGCGAGGATCTGATCGAGGAACTGGCTGTTGGCCGTGCCCGTGAGCTCCGAGTTCATGGCGCCCTCGATGCCGGTATTGCCCTGGCCGAGGGTGTTGTAGCCGGTGATGTGCGAGTAGAGCTCCCCCTGCGGGTACTGGCGCTGCCACTCGAACTGATCGTTGGACGGCTCCGACAGGGCCACCTGGACCCCGTCGACCACGATCGATCCGCGCTCGACCGCGAACGAGTCGTAGAGCGTCCGCGTGTTGCGCGGATCGGCGTGCAGCGCATCCGCCTGCACCGCCTGGATCATCGTCGACGAGCCGAAGAGGCCGACGAACATGATCAGCAGCAGGGTGCTCACGCGCCGGATCGGCCGGCGCATGCTCTGCTCACTCGAGACGTCGCTCATGCGATCCCCCTTCCGCGCACCGAGTCGCTCAATCGCAGCAGCAGCGCGACGATGAGCCAGTTCGCCAGCAGCGAGGAGCCACCGGCGGCCAGGAACGGCGTCGTCAGACCGGTCAACGGGATGAGCCGGGTGACGCCGCCGACGACGATGAACACCTGCAGCCCGATGACGAAGGCGAGGCCGACGCCGAGCAGCTTCGTGAAGTCGTCGGGGCCCTGGAAGCCGATGCGCATCCCGCGCGAGACCAGGATCACGTACAGGGCCAGGATGGCGAAGAGGCCGGTGAGGCCGAGCTCCTCACCCAGCGAGGGCACGATGTAGTCGCTGTTCGCGTAGGGGGTGAGCTCCGGCCGTCCGAGGCCGAGGCCGGTGCCGAGCACACCGCCGTGCCCCATCCCGAACACGCCCTGCACGATCTGGAACGAGCCGCCCTGCGCGCTGTAGACGTCCTGGTCGAACGCGTGCGTCCAGGCGTGGATGCGACGCTGCACGTAGCCGAGCGAGAAGTAGGCGGCGACGCCGCCCACCGCGACGAGCCCGACGCCGATGAACATCCAGGAGCGCCGCCCGGTGGCGACGTAGATCATCACCAGGAACAGGCCGAAGTAGAGCATCGCCGTGCCCAGGTCGCGCTGGAAGACCAGCACGAGCATGCACATGCCCCACACCAGCAGGATCGGACCCAGATCCCGCAGTCGCGGGAACCGGATGCCGAGGAATCGCTTGCCGACCACGGACAGCGAATCGCGGGCGGTCATGAGGTAGCCGGCGAAGAAGATCGCCAGGGCGATCTTGGCGAGCTCGCCAGGTTGGAACGAGGCGATGCTGCCGATGTTGATCCAGACGGTGGCGCCGTTGATCGTGCGCCCGAGGCCTGGGATGAGCGGCAGGATCAGCAAGATCAGCGCGATCGCCATCGCGAGGTAGCGGTAGCGCGCCAGCACGCGGTGGTTGCGC encodes the following:
- the pknB gene encoding Stk1 family PASTA domain-containing Ser/Thr kinase, producing the protein MTDSIIASLSTLGDRYEIGDLIGQGGMAEVHLARDTRLDRQVAVKLLKPDLSKDPEFRTRFRQEAQSAARMSHPTVVRVFDAGEEPTVDAEGEPAAVPYIVMEYVDGRMVQDIIAEGALPEAEAVRITKGILTALEYSHRAGIVHRDIKPGNVMVTPGGQIKVMDFGIARAVSETSVNVAQTGTILGTAGYFSPEQARGESVDARTDLYSTGVILFELLTGKPPFQADTAVGIAYQHVAEEPPTTSSITPGITPEMDSVVAKALRKPRDDRFQSAGEFKQALDDALNGVLVPFEKPVTAPTEIGAATTMFAALAAEEPEPETTAIATRERAPHLAWLIGAVALIAVLVVGAGVWAFSLGNLPIAGLSTPVPEVVGLQEEAAITAVEQASLTAEVRRTIDAAPSGTVLRSEPEAGINIAPGSAVMLVVSNGPPPAPLMSVANLTEAQARQALEAAGYTVGEVRRSTSQSVAADLVISTDPSAGTDVSQGATIDLVLSNGLVTVGDVIGRPVGAAATEMQELGLTVERRFTLRCIGGEVVEQSLPPGDHPQGSTITLLYCNGQPAPAPQPAPPANPAPQPQPEPEPEPEPEPEPEPEPDPGNGDDDG
- a CDS encoding class E sortase, translated to MARQQRDRRRRPRRRATFASVLGELLLTLGVLALGYAGWHLWLADAVLGGQQQDAARVFASELGPTRVAPPDAQLRTDEPPVAAVPDDTESFAVMYIPRLGAFERTVGQGTSRLVLDSLEQGLAHYADSAMPGERGNFAVAGHRNGQGGPFTHLDEMRIGDRITVQTSTGWFVYEFRNHEYVPPTGVGVVAPVPQQRQTPADGAYLTLTTCNPEWSAEGRLIAYATLVGWQSLEDGMPAELAEALGRA
- a CDS encoding gamma-glutamyl-gamma-aminobutyrate hydrolase family protein (Members of this family of hydrolases with an active site Cys residue belong to MEROPS family C26.) — translated: MTRILVVDNFDSFVYTLAGYLQELGAEVEVVRNDRVDAATIGEWDAVLLSPGPGAPVDAGVSIPMVHAAIATGTPLLGVCLGHQAIAEALGGVVTHAPELMHGKTSQVDHDGTTVFAGLPSPLTATRYHSLAVMDGTVPAALRVTARTMGTPSGLAGPAAEGVIMAVEHRDAPVWGVQFHPESVLTEGGYRMLGNWLEAAGLAGAAARAAGRAPLVTLAPPPDHVA
- a CDS encoding FtsW/RodA/SpoVE family cell cycle protein — protein: MTDQTAPNALQTGIVQLRDVTEAIKVRIRNPAKLRNLELFLLVIAWVLAGGAMVLVQLGALQRVDLLPLQLAAGLGVLTLAMHIALRIVAREADAIILPVATVLNGLGIAMIYRIDIADGVTGWDAASIRQILWTGMALVIAIAAIVIVRNHRVLARYRYLAMAIALILLILPLIPGLGRTINGATVWINIGSIASFQPGELAKIALAIFFAGYLMTARDSLSVVGKRFLGIRFPRLRDLGPILLVWGMCMLVLVFQRDLGTAMLYFGLFLVMIYVATGRRSWMFIGVGLVAVGGVAAYFSLGYVQRRIHAWTHAFDQDVYSAQGGSFQIVQGVFGMGHGGVLGTGLGLGRPELTPYANSDYIVPSLGEELGLTGLFAILALYVILVSRGMRIGFQGPDDFTKLLGVGLAFVIGLQVFIVVGGVTRLIPLTGLTTPFLAAGGSSLLANWLIVALLLRLSDSVRGRGIA
- a CDS encoding protein kinase codes for the protein MRPSSGLTFGGRYQLTSRIAIGGMGEVWQATDQVIGRTVALKILKDEYMGDPGFLERFRAEARHAALVNHEGIANVFDYGEEEGSAFLVMELVPGEPLSAILDRDRTLSADKVLDIVAQTSAALHAAHQAGLVHRDIKPGNLLITPEGRVKITDFGIARIADQVPLTATGQVMGTVQYLSPEQASGQQAAPSTDIYSLGIVAYEALAGRRPFTGESQVAIAMAHINDAPPDLPGTVPEPVRNLVLSCIAKTPADRPTSAAHLSRAATMLRRGDIAGAAAIVPGIASTDSFATIDSPTQSATRVITTQSTPVTAALPLAASATSRTATERRRTNPWIWPVVILALLLVAAGAAIVWMMLNNNQDEPQPTDTSQVPTEPGSVTIDLTDFEGMTETEFRNAIEALDLVASVTTGDPAPSAEDVARIYAVDPTGPVPEGSTVTGTIHAPVAAIEDPSAAPRMQGDEDPADLTAGEAYTVVWDAASCPAGYTLAGYDVLIEWAVGEPQTLQINGSQLNITEMPAGDNDVSYTYSCDIAGGETLTSGSSPVLTMTASEPEPEPEPEPTPEPTPEPTPEPTLPVEPPEGP
- a CDS encoding penicillin-binding transpeptidase domain-containing protein, with translation MSDVSSEQSMRRPIRRVSTLLLIMFVGLFGSSTMIQAVQADALHADPRNTRTLYDSFAVERGSIVVDGVQVALSEPSNDQFEWQRQYPQGELYSHITGYNTLGQGNTGIEGAMNSELTGTANSQFLDQILATLTGQDARGSSVELTIDSAAQRAAAEALGDREGAVVALDPETGDVLALHSSPTFDPNAFASHDTAAVTEVYNELLGDPSGPLLNRAIAGDLYFPGSVFKVLVLSAALESGRFTLESEFDNPAELQLPQSSSVIRNASRDTCGPGETVTLETAFILSCNIPFAELGLELGQDAIAAQAEAFGYGDALTVPLAVTPSTYPSDLDDAQTMLTSFGQYDVRVTPMQIAMTTAAIANDGTMMQPNMIDRVLAPNLDVVAAPEPSILGNPISADVAAQMRATMELGVREGLATNAQIAGVEVGGKTGTAETGENDEPFNLWFTGYGELDGRSVAVAVVVVPGENIVGDTSNVIAAPIGRAVIEAVLNS